From Acidothermus cellulolyticus 11B, a single genomic window includes:
- a CDS encoding xanthine dehydrogenase family protein molybdopterin-binding subunit, whose translation MSGSTYAAWFDRPKPSLERNPKLLRWLDFGTEGRITVKTGKVELGQGILTALAQIAAEELDVDIRRIVVEPSRTGVSPEEGYTAGSLSVQHSGDAIRQACAHARALFLQLAARELGVAAEALRVDDGAVVTTDGRRTDYWRLARYLNEDIDVDPTVAPKKPDEYVIVGRSHARVDIPAKVRGIPRFIHDIRLPGQLFGRVVHPPARVATLVAVDEAAVTALPGVVRVVRENNYLGVVAEREDIAVRAAKLLNEKARWNVEPSLPDESRLVDYLTSAPSEEKVLYESGEPGSISRYLRRRFSRGYIAHASLAPSCGIARWDGDRLTVWTHSQGIYALRQDLARAFGLDERNIEVIHAEGAGAYGHNPADDAAYDAAWLAAAVPGRPVHVMWSREDELSWDPFGAAMVVDVTVGLDPAGAIAHWEQHVWSNGFSSRPGMLPEPAFFGAWYKGRTTSPMVSVDPPLSNGAGSGRNAVPGYAVPSIRVVTHRLLEMPLRTSSLRSLGAHLNVYAIESVIDEVARESGRDPVEFRLSMLSDPRARRVVETVAERAGWGSALPSGGAWGRGLGFARYKNMGAYCAVVADVEAETDIRVRRLTIAVDVGLVVNPDGVRNQIEGGAIQSVSWTTLEQVHFDRYRVVTSTWEDYPILDFSRVPDVDVVLIDNPEAPPVGSGEAATGPTAAAIGNAVADALGVPVRALPLVPENVVAALTTTS comes from the coding sequence ATGAGCGGTTCGACGTACGCGGCATGGTTCGACCGGCCGAAGCCGAGCCTGGAGAGAAATCCGAAGCTCCTGAGGTGGCTGGATTTCGGCACCGAAGGCCGCATCACCGTCAAGACGGGGAAAGTTGAGCTGGGACAGGGGATTCTCACTGCGCTCGCCCAGATCGCGGCTGAGGAGCTCGACGTCGACATCCGTCGCATCGTCGTGGAGCCCAGCCGGACCGGAGTGAGTCCCGAAGAGGGATACACGGCCGGGAGTCTCTCCGTCCAGCACTCTGGTGATGCCATCCGCCAGGCCTGTGCGCATGCACGGGCGCTGTTCCTGCAACTGGCCGCTCGAGAGCTTGGTGTTGCTGCGGAGGCGCTGCGCGTCGACGACGGTGCCGTCGTGACGACCGATGGCCGCCGTACCGACTACTGGCGGCTCGCACGCTACCTCAACGAGGACATTGACGTCGATCCGACGGTCGCGCCGAAGAAGCCTGACGAGTACGTCATCGTCGGGCGTTCGCATGCCCGAGTGGACATTCCGGCCAAGGTGCGTGGAATTCCGCGGTTCATCCACGACATCCGCTTGCCGGGCCAGCTGTTCGGGCGGGTCGTTCATCCGCCGGCACGGGTTGCCACCCTGGTCGCGGTCGACGAAGCAGCCGTGACGGCGCTGCCAGGCGTTGTCCGCGTGGTACGCGAGAACAATTACCTGGGCGTCGTGGCTGAGCGTGAAGACATCGCCGTCCGTGCCGCCAAACTGCTCAACGAGAAGGCGCGCTGGAACGTCGAGCCCAGCCTGCCGGATGAGTCCCGGCTCGTCGATTACCTCACGTCGGCTCCTTCGGAGGAGAAGGTCTTGTACGAGAGCGGCGAGCCGGGCTCAATTTCCCGGTACCTGCGCCGGCGCTTCTCCCGCGGGTACATCGCCCACGCCTCGCTCGCGCCGTCGTGCGGTATCGCCCGGTGGGACGGCGACCGCTTGACCGTCTGGACGCACTCGCAGGGAATTTACGCGCTGCGTCAGGACCTTGCCCGGGCTTTTGGCCTGGACGAAAGGAATATCGAGGTTATTCACGCCGAGGGTGCTGGTGCGTACGGTCACAATCCGGCTGACGACGCGGCCTACGATGCAGCATGGCTGGCAGCTGCGGTTCCGGGACGGCCGGTTCACGTCATGTGGTCTCGTGAGGATGAGTTGTCCTGGGATCCGTTCGGCGCGGCGATGGTGGTCGACGTGACGGTGGGGCTCGACCCTGCGGGCGCCATCGCCCACTGGGAACAGCATGTGTGGAGCAACGGGTTCTCCAGCCGCCCCGGGATGTTGCCCGAACCCGCGTTCTTCGGCGCCTGGTACAAGGGTCGCACGACGTCCCCGATGGTCTCCGTGGATCCGCCGTTGAGCAACGGCGCGGGCTCGGGACGGAATGCGGTACCCGGATATGCCGTGCCCTCGATTCGGGTGGTGACGCACCGATTGCTTGAAATGCCGCTGCGGACGTCCTCGCTGCGTTCGCTCGGTGCTCACCTCAACGTGTACGCGATCGAGTCGGTCATTGACGAGGTCGCGCGGGAATCCGGACGCGATCCGGTCGAGTTTCGGCTCTCGATGCTCTCCGATCCACGCGCGCGACGCGTCGTGGAGACCGTCGCCGAGCGGGCCGGATGGGGGAGCGCGTTGCCCTCCGGCGGCGCCTGGGGGCGGGGCCTCGGATTTGCGCGGTACAAGAATATGGGTGCCTACTGCGCAGTTGTTGCCGACGTGGAGGCGGAGACTGACATTCGGGTGCGTCGGCTTACGATCGCTGTTGATGTCGGCCTGGTCGTCAATCCTGACGGCGTGCGCAACCAGATTGAGGGCGGCGCAATTCAGTCGGTGAGCTGGACAACGCTCGAGCAGGTGCATTTTGACCGCTATCGCGTCGTGACCAGTACCTGGGAGGATTACCCGATTCTCGACTTTTCCCGGGTGCCGGACGTCGACGTGGTTCTCATCGATAATCCTGAGGCGCCGCCGGTCGGTTCCGGCGAAGCGGCAACAGGACCCACCGCAGCGGCCATCGGCAACGCGGTCGCCGATGCGCTGGGTGTTCCGGTTCGAGCCCTGCCCCTGGTTCCCGAGAACGTCGTGGCGGCATTGACGACCACGTCCTGA
- a CDS encoding (2Fe-2S)-binding protein has product MTEHVTFVVNGVERTVTGSPDVPLLYVLRNDLGLMAAKFGCGMGLCGTCTVLLDGRPVHSCDTPLWAAAGKTVATLEGILDEPVGAALERGFLDHQALQCGYCTAGMMVTAAALLREKPNADEDAVRAALSRNLCRCGAHQRIVAAIRSAAQQLANSASAGNPAEDGQ; this is encoded by the coding sequence GTGACCGAGCACGTCACATTCGTCGTCAACGGCGTGGAACGGACGGTGACAGGCTCTCCGGATGTCCCGCTGTTGTACGTGCTGCGGAATGATCTCGGTCTCATGGCAGCGAAATTTGGCTGTGGCATGGGACTCTGCGGCACATGCACGGTTCTCCTCGACGGCCGTCCGGTGCATTCCTGCGACACGCCGCTGTGGGCGGCGGCCGGCAAGACCGTCGCCACGTTGGAGGGCATCCTGGATGAACCGGTGGGCGCCGCCTTGGAACGAGGATTTCTTGACCACCAGGCATTGCAGTGCGGATATTGCACGGCCGGGATGATGGTCACTGCGGCTGCATTGCTGCGGGAGAAGCCCAATGCCGACGAGGACGCTGTTCGGGCGGCGCTCAGTCGCAATCTCTGCCGCTGCGGGGCACACCAGCGTATTGTCGCCGCAATTCGCAGCGCTGCGCAGCAACTCGCGAACAGTGCTTCCGCCGGCAACCCAGCGGAGGACGGCCAATGA
- a CDS encoding NAD(P)-dependent oxidoreductase has product MVDTPQPLRVGWIGTGRMGFAMARRLARSGINLTVWNRTRSKAEPLAGDGARVVERIADLGGCDVVFTMVASSPDLEEVLAGPEGLLRKAEPKPQIVVDCSTVSVETSAAMRTTAAKEGVQFLAAPVSGNDRVVAAGKLSIVASGPRETFDRVEPLLRTIGSAAIYAGDGEIARLVKICHNLLLAAVIQSVAETAVLAERAGVPRATYLEFINASVMGSMFTRYKTPSLVYLDWTPTFTLELLRKDLDLGLAAARALDVPMPVAAVTHEVVQAALGRGHRGVDFAVLLLEAARNAGFEPAPETAQVDDGLGGNS; this is encoded by the coding sequence GTGGTGGACACCCCGCAACCGCTGCGCGTCGGCTGGATCGGAACCGGGCGAATGGGCTTCGCGATGGCTCGTCGCCTGGCTCGAAGCGGTATCAATCTCACCGTCTGGAATCGCACCCGGTCCAAAGCCGAACCGCTCGCCGGTGACGGTGCGCGGGTGGTCGAGCGGATCGCCGATCTCGGCGGCTGTGACGTGGTATTCACGATGGTGGCCTCGTCGCCCGACCTGGAGGAGGTTCTCGCCGGCCCCGAGGGACTGCTCCGGAAGGCCGAGCCCAAGCCGCAGATCGTCGTCGATTGTTCGACCGTCTCGGTTGAGACCTCAGCGGCGATGCGCACCACGGCTGCCAAGGAAGGCGTGCAATTTCTCGCGGCACCGGTTAGTGGTAACGATCGAGTGGTGGCAGCCGGAAAGCTCAGCATCGTCGCATCCGGTCCGCGTGAGACGTTCGACCGGGTCGAACCCCTGCTGCGCACCATCGGCAGCGCGGCCATCTACGCGGGCGACGGCGAGATAGCCCGGTTGGTGAAAATTTGTCACAACCTTCTCTTGGCGGCGGTGATCCAATCGGTTGCGGAGACTGCTGTTCTGGCGGAACGGGCCGGCGTACCACGTGCGACGTACCTGGAATTCATCAACGCGAGCGTCATGGGCTCGATGTTCACCCGATACAAGACGCCGAGTCTCGTGTATCTTGACTGGACTCCCACGTTCACTCTCGAACTGCTCCGCAAAGATCTCGATCTCGGTCTCGCTGCGGCTCGAGCACTGGACGTGCCAATGCCCGTTGCTGCAGTCACGCATGAAGTCGTGCAAGCCGCCCTTGGGCGCGGTCATCGCGGAGTGGATTTCGCCGTCCTCCTGCTCGAAGCAGCACGGAACGCCGGTTTCGAACCCGCTCCGGAGACTGCGCAGGTGGACGACGGACTCGGCGGCAATTCCTGA